The Nitrospirota bacterium DNA segment TGACAGAAGTATTGTCCTGACAGGAAGGGATATATTCGGCGAAAGGCCTGTCTTCAGGCCAACAAAAAAATCCAGGGTTTCAAAGCTGATTGCCTCTGTAGAGGACATGAAAGAGGGTGATTGTATTGTCCATGTAGACCATGGCATCGGCAGGTTTCTTGGCCTGAGGAGACAGAAAATAGAGTATCACGAAGGAGACTTCTTAATCATCGGATATGTTGATGGTACCCTCTACCTTCCACTCGAAAGAATTCACAAGGTGCAGAAATATCATGCATCAGAAGGTGCAATCCCAAAATTTGACAGGCTCGGTGGAAAGACCTGGCTCAGGACAAAGGCAAGGGTTAAAAAGAAGATTGCAGACATGGCAGAAAAACTCCTCAGACTCTATGCAGAAAGAGTCACCAGAAAGGGCCATGCCTTTTCAATGGATACCGAGCTTCACAGAGAATTTGATGGATTCTTCCCATACGAGGAGACCCCTGACCAGCTCACAGCAATAGAGGGAATAAAGCAGGACATGGAAAAACCAGAGCCAATGGACAGGCTTCTCTGCGGTGATGTTGGTTACGGCAAAACAGAAGTGGCTATGAGAGCAGCATTCAAGGCTGTATATGACGGAAAACAGGTGGCAGTGCTTGTGCCAACAACAATCTTAGCAGAGCAGCATTTTGATACTTTCAGCGCGCGGTTCTCTGCATTTCCAGTTAAGGTCGATTACCTGAGCAGGTTTAAAAACAGGGCAGAGCAGAAAGAGACCCTGAAACTACTTGAAAAGGGTGATATAGATATAATCATTGGAACTCACAGACTCCTCGGTAGAGATATAAAATTCCACAACCTCGGACTATTGATTGTCGATGAGGAGCATAGGTTCGGCGTAAGCCATAAGGAGAAGATAAAGGCACTTAAAAGCAACGTGGATGTCCTTACCCTCACAGCAACTCCAATCCCAAGGACATTACATATGGCACTGTCAGGGATAAGGTCAATGAGCACAATTGAGACCCCTCCAGAGGACAGACTCGCTGCACGGAGCTTTGTTACAAGATTCAGCCCTGAAATCATTAAAGAGGCACTTCTCAGGGAATTCAGCCGCAATGGCCAGGCATTTTTTGTGCACAACCGCATACAGGACATTTACAAGATTGCCGATTTTCTAAAGCGCCTTTTGCCAGAGCACAGGCTCCTGGTAGCACACGGCCAGGTGAGAGAAAAAGAGCTCGAAAATGTTATGAGGATGTTTGTAAGAAAAGACGCTGATTTGCTTGTAAGCACTGCTATTATTGGCTCAGGCCTTGACATACCTTCTGCCAACACAATTATTATTAACAGGGCAGATAAATTCGGTCTTGCAGACCTCTATCAATTAAGGGGCCGCGTGGGTCGCTCAAATGTCAGGGCCTATGCATATTTTTTGATACCAGAAGAAGAGGCAATTACAACTGAGGCGAGGAAAAAGCTTGAGGCCCTTCAGGAATTGAGCTACCTCGGCGCAGGCTTCAGGCTTGCCCTAAAAGACATGGAAATAAGAGGTGCAGGAAACCTCTTAGGCTCAGAGCAGTCAGGGCATATAGATGCTGTTGGTTTTGACCTTTACATTGAAATGCTTGAGAGGGCAGTTGCTGAATTAAAAGGCGAGGAACTACCCCCTGAAATAGAGCCAGTGCTTGACCTCAGGGTTACTGCCCTCATCCCGGAAAGCTATATCGAGGACCCTACATTGAGACTCAGCCTTTACAGGCGGATTGCAACAGTGAAAAACAGGGAACAGGTAAGAGAGTTTCACGCTGAGTTCAATGACCGTTTTGGCAAGCCTCCCGAGGAAGTACTAAGGCTCCTTGACATAATGGAAATAAAACTTATGGCAAGAGAGCTCGCAATCACAAAGATACAAAATTTAACAGGCAGGATTAAAATTACATTTGACCCAAGTACAAAAGTATCACCCTCAGAAATCCTTTCCCTATGGGAAGGCAGAAAAGGTTATATTAAGTTTCTCCCGGAGGCAGAGCTTGAACTAAACTTAATCGGGAAAACATGGAAAGAGATAATGATGGAGTTAACAAGGGTTATGGAAGAACTTTCAACTTAAACCGAAAAATGCACTTGACCACAGAGAACACAGAGATAAAGAATAACCACTGAGGCACAGAGACACAGAGAAAATGACCTGCCACAGAGTTCACAGAGAACACAGAGTTATAAAAAATTTCAGTTAATACTGTTGGTTTATTTTTTAAACAAAAGAGTTTTTTTATGTTTATCTCTGTGACCTCTATGTCCTCTGTGGCTATAATTTTTTCATATGCCTATCTCTGTGCCTCTGTGGTTTATATTATACTTCTCTGTGGTTTTCTTAATGCATTGTTTGGGTTAAACAAATTTAGCAAAAACTTCGTTTGACAATAACAGCCCTTTTAAGGTCAACTTCAGGTTGTTGTCTTTAAATTCTAAAAGCCCTGATTCACAGAGTTCTTTTATCTCTTTAGCGTATAGTTCAAGAAAATTTTTTCCGTAACGGATTTGAAAATCAGGAAGGTTTATCCCGTCGGTCTTTCTTAACCCGAGGAAGATTGCCTCAGCAAGGGCCTTCTCCTCTGTTATATCTTCAAACCCTTCAGAAATGGAATTTACATAAACTTTCATGTCTTTTGTGTTGTAAAACCGCCTCCCATCAATAAAAGAGTGCGCACCAAGGCCAGCCCCATAATACTCCCCCCTGTCCCAGTAATTCACATTGTGCCTGCAAAAATAATCTGGAAGGGCAAAATTTGAAATCTCATAATGAACAAACCCGCAGTCATTGAGATAGGCTATGGCAAACTCATACATTTCAATAACCTCTTTCTCCTCCGGAAGAATTAATGCCCCTGCCCTCACTGCCTTGTGGAGCTCTGTCCCCTCCTCAAGGGTAAGTTCATAGGTTGATATATGAACAGGGGAAAGATTCACTGCTCTTTTTAGGCTCTCTTTCCATGACTGGAGATCCTGCCCTGGTATCCCGTAAATCAGGTCCAAGCTTATATTCTTAAATCCCGAATCTTTAGCCAGTTCAATCGCAAAACAGGCATCCTCAGAATTATGAATCCTGCCGAGGGTTTTAAGTTCAGCATCATTAAAAGACTGAACTCCGATGCTCAGCCTGTTTACCCCTGAGTCTTTCATGGTCTTTAATTTCTCTCTATCAACGGTTCCTGGATTAACCTCAACAGTAATCTCAGGGTTTTTTACAAAATGCAGGGTATTTAAAGCAGTCATCACAAGCCCACCTATTTCTTCCCCGGAAAGAACAGTTGGCGTCCCACCGCCAATATACAGGGTATCAAATGGACGCTCCTCTCTCGCAAGGACAGGCAGGCTATTAATCTCCTTTTTTAAGGCATCGAGATAGACATCAGCTTCCGAAGGAGTATAAACGCCAGATACAAAATCACAATAATTGCATCGCCTCAGACAGAATGGTATGTGGATATAAAGCGAAAGTCCCATTATTCATTTTAGCACAACCTCA contains these protein-coding regions:
- the hemW gene encoding radical SAM family heme chaperone HemW, which produces MGLSLYIHIPFCLRRCNYCDFVSGVYTPSEADVYLDALKKEINSLPVLAREERPFDTLYIGGGTPTVLSGEEIGGLVMTALNTLHFVKNPEITVEVNPGTVDREKLKTMKDSGVNRLSIGVQSFNDAELKTLGRIHNSEDACFAIELAKDSGFKNISLDLIYGIPGQDLQSWKESLKRAVNLSPVHISTYELTLEEGTELHKAVRAGALILPEEKEVIEMYEFAIAYLNDCGFVHYEISNFALPDYFCRHNVNYWDRGEYYGAGLGAHSFIDGRRFYNTKDMKVYVNSISEGFEDITEEKALAEAIFLGLRKTDGINLPDFQIRYGKNFLELYAKEIKELCESGLLEFKDNNLKLTLKGLLLSNEVFAKFV
- the mfd gene encoding transcription-repair coupling factor produces the protein MPINLSAFYKAIEALKEGRVKTLTSLPNSSKALLFALIKEPCLLICPSEDSAAETHLDVAFWSKSLSLEEPILIPPRGISSRIKNLRRLYEGSGTKFITSVEAALSPLWRKEKLPVLSITKNTSISMDNLVRSLSEMGYRRVTLVAEQGEFSLRGGILDVFSSGDDLPVRFEFFGDEIESIRLFDIDTQRTIKELEEFSIFPFSEPEDGPNLIELLTGHRLFVNEPSDIKRHFDKETINLYSLPIDGDDGEGLNLGLSPLGGLGLISGERKNIDDFIQRVKTLRSEFFMLMVCSSEGQAKRLKELLQEADISAPILSNENAVSYTGSPVITISELSKGFSFDRSIVLTGRDIFGERPVFRPTKKSRVSKLIASVEDMKEGDCIVHVDHGIGRFLGLRRQKIEYHEGDFLIIGYVDGTLYLPLERIHKVQKYHASEGAIPKFDRLGGKTWLRTKARVKKKIADMAEKLLRLYAERVTRKGHAFSMDTELHREFDGFFPYEETPDQLTAIEGIKQDMEKPEPMDRLLCGDVGYGKTEVAMRAAFKAVYDGKQVAVLVPTTILAEQHFDTFSARFSAFPVKVDYLSRFKNRAEQKETLKLLEKGDIDIIIGTHRLLGRDIKFHNLGLLIVDEEHRFGVSHKEKIKALKSNVDVLTLTATPIPRTLHMALSGIRSMSTIETPPEDRLAARSFVTRFSPEIIKEALLREFSRNGQAFFVHNRIQDIYKIADFLKRLLPEHRLLVAHGQVREKELENVMRMFVRKDADLLVSTAIIGSGLDIPSANTIIINRADKFGLADLYQLRGRVGRSNVRAYAYFLIPEEEAITTEARKKLEALQELSYLGAGFRLALKDMEIRGAGNLLGSEQSGHIDAVGFDLYIEMLERAVAELKGEELPPEIEPVLDLRVTALIPESYIEDPTLRLSLYRRIATVKNREQVREFHAEFNDRFGKPPEEVLRLLDIMEIKLMARELAITKIQNLTGRIKITFDPSTKVSPSEILSLWEGRKGYIKFLPEAELELNLIGKTWKEIMMELTRVMEELST